The Cucurbita pepo subsp. pepo cultivar mu-cu-16 unplaced genomic scaffold, ASM280686v2 Cp4.1_scaffold004151, whole genome shotgun sequence genomic interval TAACGACGAGTTTATCTGTAAACTTAACAAAGAATGGAGGGACGAGGATCATGCCACTGATGTCCTGTCCATGTCACAGCATGTCCCAGAACTGAAGCTTCCAATTGTAAGAACTTGAGTAGAAATGAGTACTGACTAATGTCTTTGAGAATGATAAATGATTGACTGATTTTTGTATCTTCAGCTTATGTTAGGTGATATTGTCATTTCCGTTGAGACTGCTGCGAGGCAGGCGGAGGAACGGGGACACACACTCCTTGATGAGATTCGGATACTCCTGGTTCGTCACTTGATCGccctttttgt includes:
- the LOC111787018 gene encoding endoribonuclease YBEY, chloroplastic-like, which codes for MLRLNVPKALKLAFNNLKDSQYKTRDSSINDVGLFESVEMSVLLCNDEFICKLNKEWRDEDHATDVLSMSQHVPELKLPILMLGDIVISVETAARQAEERGHTLLDEIRILLVRHLIALFVLR